The genomic window CCTTGTCCGCGACGAACCGGCGGATGCGGGCCTCGAGGGCCTTGTCCTCGAAGGGCGCGAAGCCGGAGAGGACCTCGGCCATGTCCAGCAGCACCTGCTTGGCGCCGGGAGCCTTGAGGACCTTGTCGAAGGCCTTCGGGTCGAAAACGACGGGCTTGTAGAAGAACTCGATCAAGCCGGGTATCTCGGAGAGCAGCTTGAACTTCTCGTGCTCGAGCGCGACGACCTTCTCGAGCGCCGGCCCGGGCAGGCCGATCAGGCCCGCCTTCTCCAAAAAGGGCTTCGCCAGCTTCACGAGCTCGGCGACCGGAGTCTGCCGGATATACTCGCCGTTCATCCAGTTCAGCTTGACCGTGTCGAACGTCGCCGGGCTCTTCTGGCAGCCCGCGAGGTCGAACTTGGCGATCAGGTCCTCGTCGGTGAACAGCTGCTGGGACTCCGAGGTGGACCAGCCGAGCAGCGCGAGGTAGTTGCGCATCGTGTGCGGCAGGTAGCCCTGGTCGCGGTACTCGAGCACCGAGGTCGCCCCGTGGCGCTTGGAGAGCTTCGAGCCGTCGGGGCCGAGGATCATGGACAAGTGCGCGAACAGCGGCGGCGTCCAGCCCAGCGCGTAGTAGATCTGGATCTGGGACGGGGTGTTCGACAGGTGCTCGTCGCCGCGGATGACGTGGGTCATCTCCATCAGGTGGTCGTCGATGACGCAGCAGAAGTTGTAGGTCGGGCCGTCGGTCGTCTTCCAGATGACGAGGTCCTGCTGCAGATTGTTCTCGAAGGAGACCTTGCCGCGGATCTGGTCGTCGACGGCGGTCGCGCCGTCGGCCGGCATCTTGAAGCGGATGGAGAACTTCTTGCCGGCGGCCTCGCGCTCCCTGCGCTGCGCGTCGCTGAGCGCGCGGCACACCCCGGGATAGCGCGGCGGGCGCTTCTCGAGCTGGGCCACGCGCCGGTACTCGTCGAGCTCCTCCTTCGTGCAGTAGCAGCGGTAGGCCTTGCCCTCGGAGACGAGCTGGTCGAGGTACTTGCGGTAGATGTGGACGCGCTGCATCTGGAAGTAGGGGGAGTACGGCCCCTTGTCGGTCTTGCCGTCGAGGGGACCCTCGTCCCAGTCGAGGCCGAGCCACTTCACCGAGTCCAGGATCGCGGTCACCGAGTCGTCGGTCGAGCGGACCTCATCGGTATCTTCTATCCGCAGGATGAAGTCGCCCTTGTGGCGGCGCGCGAAGAGCCAGTTGTACAGCGTCGTGCGCGCGCCTCCGATGTGCAGGAAGCCGGTCGGGGAAGGGGCGAAGCGAGTGCGGATCTTTTGGCTCATGAGATTGAACTCTCCAGTAATTCCTGCGCGTGCTTGCGGGACGCGCCCGTCGGCTTGCCGCCGAGCATCGTCGCGACCGCCTCGAGACGGCCGGCCCCGTCGAGACGGTCGACGCGCAGGCGCGTGCGGCCCGCGGCGACGTCCTTGGCGGCGTGAAAGTGGTTCTGCGCGAAGCAGGCCACCTGGGGAAGGTGCGTGATGCACAGCACCTGGCGGCCCTTCGCCAGCGCGGACAGGCGCTCGCCCACGGCGTGCGCGACCTCGCCGCCGATGCCGGCGTCCACCTCGTCGAAGACGAGCAGCGCCGTCCGGTCGGCCTTCGCGAAGACGGTCTTCAAAGCCAGCATGACGCGGGAGAGCTCGCCGCCGGAGGCGGCGCTCTTCACCGGGCGGGGCGGCTCGCCGGGGTTTGGGGCAAGGAGGAATTCCACCGCGTCGGCCCCCGTCTTGCCCCAGCTCCCCTCCTCCATCTCGACGGCGCAGGAGAAGCGGGCGTGCGGCAGGCCCAGGACCTTGAGCTCCTTGAGCGCGGCCGCGTCGAGCTTCTTGGCGGCCTTCACGCGCTTATCATGAGCCTGGTCGGACAGGCGCATGAGCTCACCCTCGGCCTTGGCGAGCTCCTTGCGCGTCTTCTCGAGATGCGCGTCGGCGTTCTCCAGGCCGTCGAGCTCCGCGGCCAGGCGCTCGCGCGCGGCGAGCACCTCGGCCAAGGTGACGCCGTGCTTGCGCTTCAGGCGCGCCAGGGCGTCCTGGCGCGAGAGCAAAGCGTCGAGGGCGGCGGGATCGGCCGAGACCGAGTCGCGGTAGGCGCTGAGCTCGCGCGCGACCGAGCCGGCGGTGACGTGCGCGCTCTCGAGCTCGGTGTGGAGGCTGCCGGCGGCCGCGTCGAGCTTGGCGAGCTCGGAAACGGCGCGAGACGCTTTCAGCAGGCGCGCGACGGCGGCGTTCTCCTCGGCGTACAGCAGGCCGTAGGCGGCATCGGCGAGGCCGCGCAGGCGCTCGGCGTTCTTCAGGCGCGGGAGCCGCTCCTCCAATTCCTCGTCCTCGCCGTTGCGGATATTGGCCTCGTCGATCTCCTCGAGCTGAAAGCGCAGCAGGTCGGCGCGGCGCTCGCGCTCCGCCTCGGACAAGGAGGACGCCTCGAGGCGGGCCTTGAGCGCGGTCCAGGCGGCGTACGCCCCCGCCAGAGCCTCGCGCTCGGCGTCGAGGCCGCCGAAGCGGTCGAGCAGCTCGAGCTGGGAGGAGGCCTGCAGCAAGGTGCGGCTCTCGTGCTGGCCGTGGAAGTCGGCGAAATGGTCCCCGACGCGGCCCAGCGCGGCCACCGGGGCGGGGCGGCCCGCGATCATCGCGCGCGTGCGGCCGGTGGCGTCGAGCTCGCGGCGCAGCTCGACGGTCTTGCCCGTCAAACCGAGCTCGCGGCGCAGGTCGGCCGGGACGTCGGCGAGATCGACCAGGCCCTCGACCTCCAGGCGCTCGGCGCCCGCGCGCAGCCAGGACGAGGAGCCGCGCGAGCCGAGGAGGAAACCCAGGGCCTCGAGGAGGATGGACTTGCCCGCGCCGGTCTCGCCGGTGAGCGCGGTGAAGCCGGCGCCGAGCTCGAGCTCGACCTTCTCGGCCACCGCGAAGTTGAAGACCTTCAGCTTCCTCAGCACGTCAGCGCTGCCCCCACTTCAGCTTGCGGCGCAGGACCTCGAAGAAGGAGCGGCCCGGCGGCAGCAGCAGGCGCAGCGGCGTCTCCGCGCGGCGCACGCGCACCTCGTCGCCGAGCTTGAGGTCGCAGCCGGGACGGCCGTCGAGCGAGACGAGCACGCGCGGCGCCTCGCCCTCGCGGCGCTTGCCGAGGCGGATGGTCAGGGGCAGGTGCGCCGGGACGATCAAGGGCCGCTGCGTCAGCGCGTGGGGGCAGATCGGCGCCACGAGGGTCACGTCGAGGGAAGGATCGATGATCGGGCCGGAGGCGGCCAGCGAGTAGGCCGTCGAGCCCGTCGGCGTCGCGACGATGAGCCCGTCGCCGAAGTAGTCGGCCACGAAGCGCTCCCCGGAGCGGGTGGAGAGCGTGATCGCGCGAGCCTGCTCGCCGCAGCGGATGACGACCTCGTTGAGGGCGAGGTCCGGCCCGTAGATGCGCCGGCCGGCGCGCAGGACCTCCGCCGAGAGCATCGAGCGCTCCTCGACGGCGAAGCGCCCGGCGAGGACCGCGCTCACGCAGCGCTTGAGGTCCCCCGCCTCGGCCGCCGAGAGGAAGCCCAAGGTCCCGATGTTGACGCCGAGCAGCGGGATGCCGCGCGGGGCGACCTCGCGCGCGACGTGGAGCATGGTCCCGTCGCCGCCGAGCGCGACGGCGAGGTCGGCGTCGCGCAGGGAGCGCGCCGTCGGCACGCGCGCCGCCGTCACCGTGCGCACGCCGTGCTTCTTGAGCAGGGCGCGCACGAGCTCGAGCGTCC from Elusimicrobiota bacterium includes these protein-coding regions:
- a CDS encoding glutamate--tRNA ligase, with product MSQKIRTRFAPSPTGFLHIGGARTTLYNWLFARRHKGDFILRIEDTDEVRSTDDSVTAILDSVKWLGLDWDEGPLDGKTDKGPYSPYFQMQRVHIYRKYLDQLVSEGKAYRCYCTKEELDEYRRVAQLEKRPPRYPGVCRALSDAQRREREAAGKKFSIRFKMPADGATAVDDQIRGKVSFENNLQQDLVIWKTTDGPTYNFCCVIDDHLMEMTHVIRGDEHLSNTPSQIQIYYALGWTPPLFAHLSMILGPDGSKLSKRHGATSVLEYRDQGYLPHTMRNYLALLGWSTSESQQLFTDEDLIAKFDLAGCQKSPATFDTVKLNWMNGEYIRQTPVAELVKLAKPFLEKAGLIGLPGPALEKVVALEHEKFKLLSEIPGLIEFFYKPVVFDPKAFDKVLKAPGAKQVLLDMAEVLSGFAPFEDKALEARIRRFVADKGLKNGQVFHPIRVAVSGRTEGPTLFLMLEIMGKDMVVSRLKDAASRLAETVPGA
- the recN gene encoding DNA repair protein RecN; amino-acid sequence: MLRKLKVFNFAVAEKVELELGAGFTALTGETGAGKSILLEALGFLLGSRGSSSWLRAGAERLEVEGLVDLADVPADLRRELGLTGKTVELRRELDATGRTRAMIAGRPAPVAALGRVGDHFADFHGQHESRTLLQASSQLELLDRFGGLDAEREALAGAYAAWTALKARLEASSLSEAERERRADLLRFQLEEIDEANIRNGEDEELEERLPRLKNAERLRGLADAAYGLLYAEENAAVARLLKASRAVSELAKLDAAAGSLHTELESAHVTAGSVARELSAYRDSVSADPAALDALLSRQDALARLKRKHGVTLAEVLAARERLAAELDGLENADAHLEKTRKELAKAEGELMRLSDQAHDKRVKAAKKLDAAALKELKVLGLPHARFSCAVEMEEGSWGKTGADAVEFLLAPNPGEPPRPVKSAASGGELSRVMLALKTVFAKADRTALLVFDEVDAGIGGEVAHAVGERLSALAKGRQVLCITHLPQVACFAQNHFHAAKDVAAGRTRLRVDRLDGAGRLEAVATMLGGKPTGASRKHAQELLESSIS
- a CDS encoding NAD(+)/NADH kinase; the protein is MATPTSSKIPSVPAFGSVLIFRNEAKPDSSRTLELVRALLKKHGVRTVTAARVPTARSLRDADLAVALGGDGTMLHVAREVAPRGIPLLGVNIGTLGFLSAAEAGDLKRCVSAVLAGRFAVEERSMLSAEVLRAGRRIYGPDLALNEVVIRCGEQARAITLSTRSGERFVADYFGDGLIVATPTGSTAYSLAASGPIIDPSLDVTLVAPICPHALTQRPLIVPAHLPLTIRLGKRREGEAPRVLVSLDGRPGCDLKLGDEVRVRRAETPLRLLLPPGRSFFEVLRRKLKWGQR